A window of Metabacillus sp. B2-18 contains these coding sequences:
- a CDS encoding patatin-like phospholipase family protein, translating into MKIDGVFSGGGIKGFALIGAYQVIEKRGYQFKRLAGTSAGSIISAFIIAGYTSDEILKIMDEVDLKMFLDERKFLLPLPFTKWLSLYWNLGLYRGNKLEEWLCQKLRDRGISTFADIAPGSLRVIASDLTNGRLMVIPDDLHQYGINPQSFSVAKAVRMSCSLPYFFEPVKLNTSKGATIFVDGGVLSNFPIWLYYHQDKPYKTRPILGIKLSYSEKERPKKKINNAIDLFGALFETMKEAHDGRHISRRHEKDIVFIPVEDIVTTEFELNEQKKLALIELGRNRTDEFLKKWSF; encoded by the coding sequence TTGAAAATTGATGGAGTTTTCTCAGGTGGTGGTATTAAAGGGTTTGCTCTCATTGGTGCCTATCAGGTAATTGAAAAAAGGGGTTATCAGTTTAAAAGACTTGCTGGTACGAGTGCAGGTTCTATTATTTCTGCTTTTATTATTGCAGGATATACAAGTGATGAAATATTAAAGATAATGGATGAAGTAGATTTGAAAATGTTTTTAGATGAACGAAAATTTCTTCTGCCTTTACCATTTACAAAATGGCTCTCATTATATTGGAATCTAGGGTTATATCGAGGCAATAAATTAGAGGAATGGCTATGTCAGAAATTAAGGGACAGAGGTATTTCTACGTTTGCTGATATAGCACCAGGGAGTTTAAGAGTTATCGCTTCTGATTTAACTAATGGAAGGTTGATGGTCATACCTGATGATCTCCATCAATACGGTATTAATCCACAATCCTTTTCAGTGGCAAAGGCCGTGCGCATGAGCTGTAGCTTACCTTATTTTTTCGAGCCTGTTAAGTTGAATACTTCTAAGGGAGCTACTATTTTTGTAGATGGAGGAGTTCTTAGTAATTTTCCAATTTGGCTATATTATCACCAAGATAAGCCGTATAAAACAAGGCCTATTCTTGGCATAAAGCTTAGTTATAGTGAAAAAGAGCGACCAAAAAAGAAGATTAATAATGCTATTGATTTATTTGGAGCATTGTTTGAAACAATGAAGGAAGCACATGATGGGCGGCATATTTCAAGACGACATGAAAAAGATATTGTGTTTATCCCTGTTGAAGACATTGTAACAACAGAATTTGAATTAAATGAACAAAAAAAACTAGCCCTTATAGAGCTAGGTAGAAACAGAACCGACGAATTTCTAAAGAAGTGGTCTTTTTAG
- a CDS encoding ABC transporter ATP-binding protein yields MTELLLQVNGLKKYFPINGGLLGKKQGEVKAVDDLSFFVKKGETLGIVGESGCGKSTTGRLLMRLIEASDGSIIFEDKDLRNLSKTELRKTRRDIQMVFQDPYASLNPRHSIEKILEEPLIVHGIGSKEERKKRVQEMLEIVGLSSYHARRYPHQFSGGQRQRIGIAKALMTKPKLIIADEPVSALDVSIQAQVLNLMKDIQNEFQLTYIFIAHDLGVVRHISDRVGVMYLGRLIELSDSEELYTNPMHPYTKALLSAVPIADPENNREKITITGEIPSPSNPPAGCAFHTRCSECMDICKTTRPEYKNINGHFVACHLYND; encoded by the coding sequence ATGACAGAGTTACTTCTTCAAGTTAACGGGTTAAAAAAGTATTTCCCTATAAATGGTGGATTACTTGGCAAAAAGCAAGGTGAAGTGAAAGCGGTTGATGATTTATCTTTCTTCGTTAAAAAGGGCGAAACATTAGGAATCGTAGGTGAAAGTGGTTGTGGGAAATCTACAACAGGCCGATTGCTTATGAGATTAATAGAAGCTAGTGACGGAAGCATCATTTTTGAAGATAAAGATCTTAGGAACCTGTCTAAAACAGAATTAAGAAAAACACGAAGAGACATACAAATGGTTTTCCAGGATCCTTATGCTTCTTTAAATCCGAGACATTCTATTGAAAAAATTTTAGAAGAGCCCCTTATTGTACATGGAATTGGTTCAAAAGAAGAGAGAAAGAAACGAGTTCAAGAGATGTTAGAAATCGTTGGCTTGAGCAGCTACCATGCAAGAAGGTATCCACATCAATTTAGTGGTGGACAACGTCAAAGGATTGGTATTGCGAAAGCGCTTATGACAAAGCCTAAATTAATTATCGCCGATGAGCCGGTGTCAGCATTGGACGTATCCATACAAGCCCAGGTACTAAACTTAATGAAAGATATACAAAATGAGTTTCAACTTACCTATATCTTTATTGCTCATGACCTTGGTGTTGTTCGTCATATTAGTGACCGAGTGGGTGTTATGTATTTAGGTAGATTAATAGAGTTATCTGATAGTGAGGAACTTTATACGAACCCGATGCATCCTTATACAAAGGCACTATTATCTGCTGTACCTATCGCAGATCCAGAAAATAATCGTGAGAAAATTACGATTACTGGTGAAATACCAAGTCCATCGAATCCTCCTGCAGGATGCGCCTTTCATACAAGATGCTCAGAATGTATGGACATTTGTAAAACAACTCGACCAGAATATAAAAATATAAATGGTCATTTTGTTGCATGTCATTTATACAATGACTAA
- a CDS encoding ABC transporter permease: protein MFSYTVRRVFSLIPVLFGMTLVVFAIIRAIPGDPAQVILGQKATKEAIATLTTELGLDKPWYIQYVDYIKALLTGDLGTSLRTRGPINEEIWPYLAATIELTIVAMIIAIFIGVNAGIISAWFSNSWFDYLAMILALVGVSMPIFWLGLMEQWAFSIELGWLPSTGREDVRNPITAITNIYMIDTLLQGRTDQFVQVLQHIILPSLALATIPMAIIARMTRSTMLEVMKSDYIRTARAKGLRMFWVVYKHALKNAIIPVLTVIGLQTGLLLGGAILTETIFGWPGIGRYLYDAIGYRDYPVIQSGILVIAAIFILINLIVDLLYAVVDPRIKYHQ from the coding sequence ATGTTTTCTTATACAGTCCGTCGTGTTTTTTCACTTATACCCGTATTGTTTGGAATGACATTAGTTGTGTTTGCAATCATACGTGCTATACCAGGTGATCCAGCGCAGGTTATTCTTGGACAAAAGGCTACGAAAGAGGCCATTGCTACATTAACGACAGAACTAGGATTAGATAAACCATGGTATATCCAATATGTGGATTATATAAAAGCACTTTTGACAGGAGATCTTGGAACCTCACTTAGAACAAGAGGTCCAATTAATGAGGAAATTTGGCCGTACTTAGCTGCAACGATTGAACTAACAATTGTGGCAATGATAATCGCTATATTTATAGGGGTAAATGCAGGTATTATTAGTGCATGGTTCTCAAATTCATGGTTTGATTATTTAGCTATGATCTTGGCGTTAGTTGGTGTATCAATGCCAATTTTCTGGCTTGGTTTAATGGAGCAATGGGCGTTTTCGATAGAGTTGGGTTGGTTGCCTTCAACAGGAAGAGAAGATGTTAGGAACCCGATAACCGCCATAACGAATATTTATATGATCGATACCTTATTACAAGGCAGGACAGATCAATTTGTTCAGGTACTACAGCACATTATCCTTCCGAGTTTGGCATTAGCTACAATACCGATGGCGATCATTGCAAGAATGACTCGTTCTACGATGTTGGAAGTAATGAAATCGGATTATATTCGTACAGCTAGAGCAAAGGGTCTAAGAATGTTCTGGGTTGTTTATAAACATGCTTTAAAAAATGCTATTATTCCAGTTTTAACTGTAATCGGTTTGCAAACAGGTTTGTTATTAGGTGGAGCGATTTTAACAGAAACGATTTTCGGTTGGCCTGGAATTGGTCGTTATTTATACGATGCAATCGGTTATCGTGACTATCCAGTAATACAATCAGGGATCTTAGTTATTGCAGCTATTTTTATCTTAATCAATTTAATCGTCGACTTATTATATGCTGTCGTTGATCCACGTATAAAATATCATCAATAA
- a CDS encoding restriction endonuclease has product MNRGYAGFYKNYYLRSSYEYAYAKYLDFHKIPWSYEDHSYDIGYKTYKPDFFFYDQNGKLEKIVEIKSRNENVLIEARKALDCIKAIYNVDFELITYKHLLELYKPLPFSLTSTIDEWIKSEKTTINKTAHGKLNAHYNLKHSENAKKKIGEHTRKLWASESLAKKKMLEGLKKSGMKKGYIRVARVQRKCIECNKEYEVLSTSPKKYCSRTCSGNSAIRNATVQYMEKRESIHKGIRDYVIRWSIDNKDIVLGTPLNKIKTTISQLIHDIQSKFGVKDIRVISKAVFGEDRGRKELIRFMKKVCNEKIC; this is encoded by the coding sequence ATGAATAGAGGGTATGCTGGATTTTATAAGAACTATTATCTTAGGAGTTCTTATGAATACGCCTATGCAAAATATCTCGATTTTCACAAAATACCATGGAGTTATGAAGACCATTCCTATGATATAGGATATAAAACTTATAAACCTGATTTCTTTTTCTACGATCAAAATGGAAAACTTGAGAAGATAGTCGAAATTAAGTCCAGAAATGAAAATGTATTAATTGAGGCCAGAAAGGCATTAGATTGTATTAAGGCAATATATAACGTCGATTTTGAGCTTATTACCTATAAACATCTGTTAGAATTATATAAACCTTTACCTTTTTCTTTAACATCCACAATAGACGAATGGATAAAATCTGAAAAAACGACCATTAATAAAACTGCACATGGTAAGCTTAACGCTCACTATAACTTAAAACATAGTGAAAATGCCAAGAAGAAAATAGGGGAACACACTAGAAAGTTGTGGGCCTCTGAAAGTCTCGCAAAGAAGAAAATGCTAGAAGGATTAAAGAAAAGTGGAATGAAAAAAGGATATATTCGAGTTGCGAGAGTACAAAGAAAATGTATTGAATGTAATAAAGAATATGAGGTGTTATCTACTTCACCTAAGAAATATTGTAGTAGAACATGCTCAGGAAACTCCGCTATCCGAAATGCAACAGTTCAATACATGGAAAAACGAGAATCTATCCACAAAGGTATAAGGGATTATGTTATAAGATGGTCAATCGACAATAAGGATATAGTTTTAGGAACACCCCTTAATAAAATTAAAACTACTATTTCTCAATTAATACACGATATCCAAAGTAAGTTTGGAGTGAAGGACATCAGAGTCATCTCAAAAGCTGTTTTTGGGGAAGACCGTGGAAGAAAAGAATTGATTAGGTTTATGAAAAAAGTGTGTAATGAAAAGATATGCTGA
- a CDS encoding ABC transporter ATP-binding protein, whose amino-acid sequence MSKEPILQIRDLKVSFRSEKKLVPAVDGISFELNKGEILGIVGESGSGKSVTSLSTMGLIPSPLGVIEHGEILFEGKDLTKFSEKEMRGIRGNQISMIFQEPMTSLNPLFTIGNQLIEALKLHTNLAKKEARLRAVELLKLVGIPRADEIVNDYPHQLSGGMRQRVMIAMAMACNPQVLIADEPTTALDVTIQAQILSLMKDLNERMNTSIIFITHDLGVVAEVCDRVIVMYSGQIVEQGDVKTILKNPKHPYTKGLIKSVPDIRGKKDRLYSIPGNVPRPGSIINGCRFAARCEEMFGQCQEETPQLYKMEKEDHNVRCFLHSGKEEVEKNDRVTSSS is encoded by the coding sequence ATGAGTAAAGAACCTATACTTCAAATAAGAGATTTAAAGGTATCCTTTCGTTCTGAAAAAAAGCTGGTCCCAGCAGTTGATGGAATAAGTTTCGAGTTAAATAAAGGCGAAATCTTAGGGATTGTTGGAGAGTCGGGAAGTGGAAAGAGTGTTACATCATTGTCAACAATGGGATTAATACCTAGCCCTCTTGGTGTGATTGAGCATGGTGAAATATTATTTGAAGGTAAAGACTTAACAAAATTTAGTGAAAAAGAAATGCGAGGCATCCGAGGGAATCAGATATCGATGATCTTCCAGGAGCCTATGACTTCATTAAACCCATTGTTTACAATAGGCAATCAATTAATTGAAGCTTTAAAGTTACATACAAATCTAGCGAAAAAAGAGGCAAGACTGCGTGCAGTTGAATTGCTTAAGTTAGTTGGAATACCAAGAGCAGATGAAATCGTTAATGATTATCCACATCAACTCTCCGGGGGGATGAGGCAAAGGGTAATGATTGCGATGGCGATGGCCTGTAATCCGCAAGTCTTAATCGCGGACGAACCTACAACTGCTCTAGATGTTACGATACAAGCCCAAATTCTATCTCTTATGAAAGATTTAAATGAAAGAATGAATACATCAATCATTTTTATTACTCATGACTTAGGAGTAGTGGCAGAAGTATGTGATAGGGTAATTGTTATGTATTCCGGTCAAATTGTCGAACAAGGTGACGTAAAAACAATCTTGAAAAATCCTAAACATCCATACACAAAGGGATTAATTAAATCGGTCCCTGATATTCGAGGGAAAAAAGATCGGTTATACAGTATACCTGGTAATGTTCCACGACCTGGAAGTATTATAAACGGATGTCGTTTTGCAGCAAGATGTGAGGAAATGTTTGGTCAATGCCAAGAAGAAACACCTCAACTATATAAAATGGAAAAAGAAGATCATAATGTTCGATGCTTTTTGCATAGTGGAAAGGAGGAAGTAGAGAAAAATGACAGAGTTACTTCTTCAAGTTAA
- a CDS encoding ABC transporter substrate-binding protein, producing the protein MKNKSLKLLLISLLAISMLLVGCSGNSNEKAGGEGQSSSEGEKKDTLVFGRGGDSTSLDPITTTEGETFKVTENIFETLVEYGEQDTTLHPGLAESWEVSEDALTYTLKLRQGVKFHDGTDFNAEAVVFNFERWMNGNADDFPYYTMFGGFNGEEGHVIESVTAVDDYTVEFVLNRPQAPFLKNLAMSPFGIASPKAIEESGDKFRENPVGTGPFKFVEWKQNDRIVLEKNDDYWLEGFPKLKQVIFRVIPENSARLNALTNGEIDLMDGLNNSDEATITGNDQLQLIERPSMNTGYLGFTVNRPPFDNKLVRQALNHAIDKEAIIEAFYGGKAEVAKNPMPPSVEGYNDEIEAYPYDLEKAKELLAEAGYADGFEMDLWAMPVARPYMPEGMKVAEVIQASFAEIGVTAEIQSVDWATYLDKAAKGEFDAYMLGWTGDNGDPDNFLYTLLDKDSIGSNNYSYYSNDELHDVLIKAQTETDQNTRNDLYKQAQEIIHDDAPWVPLVHSTPLLAGTSDLVNYLPHPTGSEALTKVEFK; encoded by the coding sequence ATGAAAAACAAATCACTCAAGCTGCTACTTATTTCACTATTAGCGATTAGTATGCTTCTAGTTGGATGTAGTGGTAACTCAAACGAAAAAGCTGGTGGCGAAGGACAGTCTTCTAGCGAAGGAGAGAAAAAGGATACTTTAGTTTTTGGACGTGGGGGAGATTCGACATCTCTTGATCCAATTACAACAACTGAAGGTGAAACATTTAAAGTAACTGAAAACATTTTTGAAACCTTAGTTGAATATGGAGAGCAAGATACAACACTTCACCCAGGACTTGCAGAGTCATGGGAAGTTTCAGAAGATGCTCTTACATACACATTAAAGCTACGTCAAGGTGTTAAATTCCATGACGGTACAGATTTTAATGCAGAAGCAGTTGTTTTTAACTTTGAACGTTGGATGAATGGAAATGCAGATGATTTCCCTTACTACACAATGTTTGGTGGATTTAATGGTGAAGAAGGGCATGTTATTGAATCTGTTACAGCTGTTGATGATTACACAGTTGAATTTGTTCTAAACCGCCCACAAGCTCCATTCTTAAAGAACTTAGCAATGTCTCCATTCGGAATTGCTAGTCCGAAGGCTATCGAGGAGTCTGGTGACAAATTTAGAGAAAATCCAGTTGGTACGGGTCCATTTAAATTTGTAGAGTGGAAACAAAATGATCGTATTGTACTTGAAAAGAATGATGATTACTGGTTAGAAGGTTTTCCTAAGTTAAAGCAAGTTATTTTCCGTGTTATTCCTGAAAACTCTGCAAGATTAAATGCTTTAACAAATGGTGAGATCGACCTTATGGATGGATTAAATAATTCAGATGAAGCAACAATTACAGGTAATGATCAGCTTCAATTAATTGAACGTCCATCAATGAACACTGGATACTTAGGATTTACAGTAAATCGTCCTCCATTTGATAATAAACTTGTACGTCAAGCATTAAATCATGCAATTGACAAAGAAGCCATTATCGAAGCATTTTATGGTGGGAAAGCAGAAGTTGCAAAAAACCCAATGCCACCTTCTGTTGAAGGATATAATGATGAGATTGAAGCATATCCTTATGATTTAGAAAAAGCAAAAGAACTATTAGCTGAAGCAGGCTATGCTGATGGATTTGAAATGGATCTTTGGGCTATGCCAGTAGCACGTCCTTACATGCCTGAAGGAATGAAGGTAGCAGAGGTTATCCAAGCATCATTTGCTGAGATTGGCGTTACAGCTGAAATTCAATCAGTAGACTGGGCAACTTACTTAGATAAAGCTGCTAAAGGTGAGTTCGACGCGTACATGTTAGGTTGGACTGGTGATAATGGAGATCCAGATAACTTCTTATACACGCTTTTAGACAAAGATAGTATTGGAAGTAACAACTATTCTTATTACAGCAATGATGAGCTTCATGATGTATTAATTAAAGCTCAAACTGAAACTGATCAAAATACAAGAAATGATTTATACAAACAAGCTCAAGAAATCATTCATGATGATGCACCATGGGTTCCATTGGTTCACTCAACACCGTTATTAGCGGGAACTAGTGATTTAGTAAATTATTTACCACATCCAACTGGTTCTGAGGCATTAACGAAAGTTGAATTTAAATAA
- a CDS encoding endonuclease domain-containing protein gives MSNEQKQEHFRTIINKTAKTRKLNKTPSWNSGKTGIYSKETIDKIRASILKQMENQVFKKTTIERLMEEYLKRLNIKYKYSFVLKGRQFDFLLIEHKLIIECDGDYWHANPKFYPEPMQWQIQRIKIDIEKNEIALKNGFQIVRFWEDDILNNFDNVKCIIHDLLATT, from the coding sequence ATGAGCAATGAACAAAAGCAGGAACATTTTAGGACTATAATTAATAAAACAGCAAAAACTAGAAAGTTAAATAAAACTCCTTCTTGGAATAGTGGTAAAACTGGGATTTATAGTAAAGAGACCATAGATAAGATTCGTGCATCTATATTGAAACAAATGGAAAATCAAGTCTTTAAAAAAACAACAATTGAAAGGTTAATGGAGGAGTATTTAAAGAGACTCAATATAAAATACAAATACTCTTTTGTTTTGAAAGGCAGACAATTTGATTTTCTTTTAATAGAGCATAAATTAATTATAGAATGTGATGGTGACTACTGGCATGCAAATCCAAAATTTTATCCTGAACCTATGCAGTGGCAAATACAGAGGATAAAAATAGATATTGAAAAAAATGAGATTGCCTTAAAAAACGGATTTCAAATAGTCCGTTTTTGGGAAGATGACATATTAAATAATTTTGATAATGTAAAATGCATCATACATGACTTACTGGCTACAACGTAA
- a CDS encoding SA1362 family protein → MNRRVNWIVMIVISLGVIGFITTLVSDPVWLLKQIAIYAAIAGLIYLVYRLFSRRRMGREHSSYMKAAKQSKRRFDDRSTKSSNVKNISQAKKARKSSAIKKKKQTPSHLTVIEGKKGKKKNRAFF, encoded by the coding sequence ATGAATCGTCGTGTGAATTGGATTGTCATGATTGTTATCTCTTTAGGGGTTATTGGTTTTATTACAACCTTAGTATCTGATCCTGTATGGCTTTTGAAACAAATCGCCATCTATGCTGCTATTGCTGGTTTAATCTATCTTGTTTATCGATTATTTTCAAGAAGAAGAATGGGCAGAGAACATTCCTCTTATATGAAAGCTGCAAAGCAATCTAAAAGACGTTTTGACGACCGTAGCACTAAGTCTTCTAATGTCAAAAACATTTCACAAGCTAAAAAAGCAAGAAAATCCTCTGCAATCAAAAAGAAAAAACAAACTCCTTCACATTTAACTGTCATTGAAGGAAAAAAAGGCAAAAAGAAAAACAGAGCGTTTTTCTAA
- the nikC gene encoding nickel transporter permease, producing the protein MAELAKNTPNPLNTAVEEEVTPPWKEAWRSFCKNKLALVGLGIVIFFIILAILAPVIAPYGFKEQELSKRLLAPSSEHWFGTDDFGRDILSRILYGARISLWVGFFSVLGSAIFGTLLGIIAGYYGRWVDSIISRIFDIMLAFPSILLAIAVVAILGPSLQNALIAIAIINIPNFGRLVRSKVLSVKQEEYIMAARAVGMKDNRILFRHILPNSMTPIIVQATLAIATAIIEAAALGFLGLGAQAPNPEWGKMLSDSKQYLVQAPWTLFFPGLAIMLTVLGFNLMGDGLRDVLDPKMKQ; encoded by the coding sequence GTGGCAGAGTTAGCAAAAAACACTCCAAATCCTTTAAATACAGCTGTAGAGGAAGAAGTAACACCACCTTGGAAAGAGGCGTGGAGATCCTTCTGTAAAAACAAATTGGCACTAGTTGGCCTTGGAATTGTTATCTTTTTTATCATTCTGGCCATACTTGCGCCTGTTATTGCTCCTTATGGCTTTAAGGAACAGGAATTGTCAAAACGACTGTTAGCACCATCAAGTGAGCATTGGTTTGGAACAGATGATTTTGGGCGTGATATTCTCTCGAGAATTCTCTATGGTGCTCGAATTTCACTATGGGTTGGTTTCTTTTCTGTGTTAGGTTCTGCAATTTTTGGTACACTTTTAGGAATTATTGCAGGCTATTATGGACGCTGGGTAGATTCAATTATTTCGAGAATTTTTGATATTATGCTTGCTTTCCCTAGTATTTTATTAGCAATAGCTGTAGTGGCTATCCTTGGACCATCTTTACAAAATGCTTTAATTGCAATTGCTATTATAAATATTCCTAACTTTGGTCGTCTTGTTCGATCAAAGGTTTTGAGTGTTAAACAAGAAGAGTATATTATGGCAGCAAGAGCAGTAGGTATGAAGGATAATAGAATTCTATTTAGACATATATTGCCGAATAGTATGACACCGATCATTGTACAAGCAACACTAGCTATAGCAACTGCTATCATTGAAGCAGCGGCTCTAGGTTTCCTTGGATTAGGAGCACAAGCACCAAATCCGGAGTGGGGAAAAATGTTGTCAGATTCTAAGCAGTACCTTGTACAAGCGCCTTGGACGCTTTTCTTTCCTGGATTGGCGATCATGTTAACCGTTTTAGGATTTAATTTAATGGGTGATGGTTTAAGAGATGTTCTTGATCCAAAAATGAAACAATAA
- a CDS encoding DUF1385 domain-containing protein: MSNQNKPAYGGQAVVEGVMFGGKHHYVTAIRRNDNSIDYFHLPRKNQSVLSKLKKIPFLRGIIAIIEASANGSKHLNFATERFEVDPENDEKMLAEKKNDSKLTMWLGIAAVGVLSFFFGKVIFTLLPVFLAEFFRPLIPSDFGQILLEGAFKLMLLLAYIYAISFTPLIRRVFQYHGAEHKVINTYENNLELTVENVQGQSRLHYRCGSSFILFTVIVGVFVYTLVPTDPLWLRIVNRLALIPVVLGISFEVLQLTNKVREIPVLRYLGYPGLWLQLLTTKEPTNDQVEVAIASFNELIRMEKETETSTEQIV; this comes from the coding sequence ATGTCAAATCAAAACAAGCCTGCATATGGTGGGCAAGCTGTTGTCGAGGGTGTTATGTTTGGTGGTAAGCATCATTATGTAACAGCAATTCGTCGAAACGATAACTCAATTGATTATTTTCATTTACCTAGAAAAAATCAATCTGTTTTATCAAAACTTAAAAAAATCCCCTTTTTAAGAGGTATTATTGCCATTATCGAAGCAAGTGCAAATGGTTCAAAGCATCTAAATTTTGCTACTGAACGTTTTGAAGTAGATCCTGAAAATGATGAAAAAATGTTAGCTGAGAAAAAGAATGACTCAAAGCTTACGATGTGGCTGGGAATTGCAGCTGTTGGGGTACTTTCATTTTTCTTCGGAAAAGTCATTTTTACTCTTCTACCCGTTTTTTTAGCAGAATTTTTCCGCCCCCTTATACCATCAGATTTCGGGCAAATTCTCTTAGAAGGCGCTTTCAAACTTATGTTACTACTAGCATATATATATGCTATATCTTTTACACCTTTAATTAGGAGGGTGTTTCAATACCACGGGGCAGAGCATAAAGTAATTAATACTTATGAAAACAACTTGGAATTAACAGTAGAAAATGTCCAAGGTCAATCCAGGTTGCATTACAGATGTGGTAGTAGCTTTATTTTATTTACTGTGATTGTTGGTGTGTTTGTTTACACTCTTGTTCCGACTGACCCTCTATGGCTGCGAATCGTGAACAGACTAGCCTTGATTCCTGTTGTATTAGGTATTTCCTTCGAGGTGTTACAGCTAACGAATAAGGTTCGTGAAATACCAGTGTTACGCTATTTAGGATACCCAGGACTCTGGTTACAGCTGTTAACAACGAAGGAACCTACAAACGATCAAGTTGAAGTTGCGATTGCAAGCTTTAACGAATTAATTCGGATGGAAAAAGAGACAGAAACATCTACAGAACAAATTGTTTAA
- a CDS encoding YqhR family membrane protein gives MADKKKQNDDEQKLEDNPKLEQNKKEEPMSTIGKTISTGFVGGVFWSLLAYFSYFLNFTEVSPNLILQPFALGDWKDGTLGQLISIVILGLVSIGVALAYFALLKRFKSMWIGVAFGGALWALVFFVLNPIFPNLDTVFELPRGTVVTTLCLYILYGAFVGYSISFDYNEFQANPES, from the coding sequence ATGGCGGATAAAAAGAAACAAAATGATGATGAACAAAAGCTGGAAGATAATCCTAAATTAGAACAGAACAAGAAAGAAGAACCAATGTCAACGATCGGAAAAACAATATCTACAGGTTTTGTTGGAGGAGTATTTTGGAGCTTGCTAGCATATTTTTCTTATTTTTTAAATTTTACGGAGGTTAGTCCAAACTTAATTCTTCAGCCATTCGCATTAGGAGATTGGAAGGATGGCACTTTAGGGCAACTAATAAGTATCGTTATCCTTGGTCTTGTATCTATCGGTGTGGCATTAGCTTATTTTGCTTTACTGAAACGATTTAAATCCATGTGGATTGGTGTTGCATTTGGTGGAGCCTTGTGGGCATTGGTTTTCTTTGTGTTAAATCCAATCTTTCCTAATTTGGATACGGTTTTTGAACTACCACGTGGAACTGTTGTTACTACATTATGTCTTTATATTTTATATGGTGCATTTGTTGGTTACTCGATTTCATTTGATTATAATGAATTCCAAGCGAATCCGGAAAGCTGA
- the mntR gene encoding transcriptional regulator MntR has product MPTPSMEDYIEQIYLLIEDKGYARVSDIAEALAVHPSSVTKMVQKLDKDEYLIYEKYRGLVLTNKGKKTGKRLVYRHELLEQFLTIIGVDQDKIYNDVEGIEHHLSWNAIDRIGDLVQYFEEKEERIQSLRNIQKNNEE; this is encoded by the coding sequence ATGCCAACACCTAGTATGGAAGATTATATCGAACAAATATATTTACTTATTGAAGATAAAGGATATGCACGTGTTTCTGATATTGCAGAAGCATTGGCTGTTCATCCCTCCTCCGTCACAAAAATGGTTCAGAAATTAGATAAAGATGAGTATTTAATTTATGAGAAATATCGCGGACTCGTGTTAACGAATAAAGGGAAGAAAACAGGAAAACGACTAGTTTATCGCCATGAGCTGCTAGAGCAGTTTTTAACTATTATCGGCGTTGATCAAGATAAGATATATAATGATGTTGAAGGTATTGAGCATCATCTAAGTTGGAATGCAATCGATCGAATTGGAGATCTTGTTCAATATTTTGAAGAAAAAGAAGAGAGAATTCAATCACTACGGAATATCCAAAAAAATAATGAAGAGTAA